The following are encoded together in the Equus quagga isolate Etosha38 chromosome 15, UCLA_HA_Equagga_1.0, whole genome shotgun sequence genome:
- the SELENOM gene encoding selenoprotein M — MSPYRVLIFLLPQCVLQGIETQMRISSREIKNTKIPQASVSPSSSRASALEAPVSVRSRPAPPAAVRGHCLAASCRRVHALGRQRERGHPRDCERKGLRARREPERARSKREAPTQAPGRRPSAGGVGPSGAGPRAGRASRGPRRGAVAGRFTSSSRTILGPVPMHLSLPPPPLLLLVAALAAAATTFRPDWNRLHRLARARVETCGGUQLNRLKEVKAFVTEDIPFYHNLVMKHLPGADPELVLLGHRYEELERIPLSEMTREEINALVQELGFYRKAAPDDPVPPEFLRAPARPAKGSPARADL; from the exons ATGAg CCCCTACAGAGTACTCATATTTCTGTTGCCACAATGTGTGCTCCAGGGCATTGAAACCCAGATGAGAATTTcatccagagaaataaaaaacacaaagattccccaggcctcagtttccccatcttcaaGCCGAGCGTCTGCCCTAGAAGCTCCCGTGTCCGTCCGCAGTCGGCCCGCGCCCCCTGCCGCCGTGAGGGGGCACTGTCTGGCCGCATCTTGCCGGAGGGTCCACGCTCTCGGTCGGCAGAGGGAGCGTGGACACCCCCGCGACTGCGAAAGAAAAGGCCTGAGGGCCAGACGGGAGCCCGAACGCGCCAGGAGCAAGCGGGAGGCCCCCACGCAGGCCCCGGGGCGGAGACCGAGCGCTGGGGGCGTGGGCCCGAGTGGGGCGGGGCCTCGAGCGGGGCGGGCCAGCCGCGGGCCCAGACGTGGCGCAGTGGCCGGGCGGTTCACCTCTAGCTCGCGGACCATCCTCGGCCCGGTACCCATGCACCTCTCGCTGCCTCCGCCGCCCCTACTGCTGCTTGTCGCGGCACTTGCGGCTGCCGCCACCACCTTCCGGCCCGACTGGAACCGTCTGCACCGCCTGGCCCGAGCGAGGGTAGAG ACCTGTGGGGGATGACAGCTGAATCGCCTAAAGGAG GTGAAGGCCTTTGTCACCGAGGACATCCCATTCTA CCACAACCTGGTAATGAAACACCTCCCAGGGGCGGACCCAGAGCTGGTGCTGCTGGGTCACCGCTACGAGGAACTGGAG CGAATCCCACTCAGCGAAATGACCCGCGAAGAGATCAACGCGCTGGTGCAGGAGCTGGGCTTCTACCGCAAGGCAGCACCCGACGATCCTGTGCCCCCCGAGTTCCTGCGGGCGCCCGCTAGGCCCGCCAAAGGGTCTCCGGCCCGCGCTGACCTGTAG